One genomic window of Peromyscus maniculatus bairdii isolate BWxNUB_F1_BW_parent chromosome 2, HU_Pman_BW_mat_3.1, whole genome shotgun sequence includes the following:
- the Pla2g2a gene encoding phospholipase A2, membrane associated — MKVLLLLAAVIMALGPIQTQGSIANFWQMILLKTGKRAESSYAFYGCHCGVGGRGSPKDATDRCCVAHDCCYYRLEKRGCGTKFLSYKFKYQGGKITCAANQNSCRKQLCQCDKVATECFARNRKSYSLKYQFFPNKFCSGKSPRC; from the exons ATGAAGGTCCTCTTGCTACTAGCAGCCGTGATCATGGCCTTGG gcCCAATACAGACACAAGGGAGCATTGCCAATTTTTGGCAAATGATCCTACTTAAGACAGGAAAGAGAGCTGAGTCCAGCTATGCCTTCTACGGTTGCCACTGTGGCGTGGGTGGCAGAGGATCCCCCAAGGATGCGACAGATCG GTGCTGCGTGGCTCATGACTGTTGCTACTACCGTCTGGAAAAACGTGGATGTGGTACAAAATTTCTGTCCTACAAGTTCAAATACCAAGGGGGCAAAATCACCTGCGCTG CAAACCAGAACTCCTGTAGGAAGCAGCTGTGCCAGTGTGACAAAGTCGCCACTGAATGCTTTGCCCGGAACCGGAAAAGCTACAGTTTAAAGTATCAGTTCTTTCCCAATAAGTTTTGCAGTGGGAAGTCGCCCAGGTGCTGA